The DNA window TTCTCCGTAAACCCCTCATCCACCCCGTTGATGCAGTTATTATCTCGGTTGTCGCAGACCTCGTTCTTCCCAGGCGTATTGAAGTCCTGGTCGTCACGACAATCGAAGTCCAGATTCGGCGGCCGACGGATGTACCCAGCAGGCTGCTGGCACTGAATCTTGCGAGTGGTCCCATCCACCGCCCCATCCCCGTCCCGGTCCAGGTACCACTCCTTGTCGAATCCTTCATCCACCCCAGCAACGCAGTTGTTGTCGACTTCGTCGCAGACCTCTGGTGCACCAGGAGAGATTTCCCTGTTGCTGTCGTTGCAGTCCCCAGTCCGATTCGACCACCCACCGGCCACTGAGCCACAGCGCTGGACGGGCTGACCAGCTCCCACTCCATCGCCGTCCGCGTCCCGGTAGAAAGCCTCCGTTGGAAGCCCTTCGTCCGTTCGCGAATCACAGTTGTTGTCGACGTCGTCGCACACCTCGATGTTGCCTGGGTACATCGCGGCTGCGTTAGGTCCGTTGTCATTACAGTCCGACCCGCCCTTGTCGCCATTCCTCGCGACATACCCATCCCCGTCCTCATCCAGCGTGACAAGGGTCATCGTGCGCCTCTCGCCCGACAGATTGACCACCAGCTCCGACCGGTCCACCTCCTTGCCTGTACAGCTCTGCTCGTGAGCCGTGATGGTGACCTTTGCGCTCGCGCTCCATCCCTCCCGACGGAGAATTCTCCACTCCAGCGGAAGACGCTGACTCGCGAGCTCCATCCCTGAAAGGCGCTGCACCGCGAAGTTCGCCGCGTTGGTTGCATCTTCGGCCAGCAGCACAAGACATCCCTGCTTGAAGCTCGGCGAGTAGTTGACCTCAATGAAGGCGCCCCGCTCCGACCTGATCTCTTCGAGACCCGGCACGGAACAGCCCCCCAACACCAACAACCCCGTGACAGCCAGCCGTTCCCAGAGGCTCATGGCATTCCTCCATCAGCGACGGGGGCATCACCCGACCCGGAGAAGAACCACGTCGCCACCGCCCCCACCGCCGCGGCCGTCGCCGCGCCAAACAAGATGTTCGCCGTCCGAGCGCTCCCTTGTGCTCGCGAATGAAAGGCCTCCATGTCCTCATCGAACACGGCGGACCGCGCGTCCTCGAGCTGGCTCTTCGACGACAGGCCGAACACTGTCCCAGTCCCGCCCGCGGCAACCCCCACGCCAAGCAACACCCAGCTCGCCAAGGGAACACGCCGCCCGGCAATCTGGACTCCCTCTGAAGTCTTCCCCATGGCGCCATCCACTGAGCCTGGTGCCCACGGCGCTGGACTGCTGGTCCCCGTGGACGAAGGCATCAGCGCTGGACGGGTTCCCTCCACCAGCCTGGCATCCGACGCCCCCACGCCCCCTACAGGAGAGTCCTGGCGCCCGTCCGCCAACGTCCCACGCAGCTTCTCTCGCTGCGCTTCGAACTCACGACTCACCTTGGGGGACACACTCAATGGGAGCTGGACGTCCAGTTGGCGCTGAAGCGCATCCTGGAAGTCCTTGCGCGCCGCGTCCCACCGCCCCATGTCCGCCAGGATGATGCCACGCAGCAGGGCCATGGAGACCGCCTCGCTCGCGTCATGCGACAGGCTGCTGGCGCGCTTCAGTCGCTCAAGTGCGAGCTCATATTCGAGGTCTTCATAGAGACGGATGGCCTCGGCGATTTCGCGCTGAACGACTCCTTCGGCACCGTTCGCCCGCGGAGGAAGGACCCCGAACACGCAGACGATGACCGCAAGGAACTTCCCCCACAGGCATGACTTGGACATGCCTCAACTGTAGACGCAAACCATCAACACGAGAAAAGCTGGACAATTCCGCCATACCCAGAACATTTCACTCCGCTCGCCCCTCTGGCATCACAGGGACGCCGTGGAGAGGCGATGGCGCGGGGTAATGGAAGACACGGTTGCGGTCGCCCAGGACTCTTGGAATCTGGGTAGAGGCCGTCCTGGGGATGTCATTCAGAGTTGCATCCACCATCAGCCACGTCGGGCACCTACTCGCCGATGCACCACTTCAGCGTCGAGTCCAAGCGCTCGCGAGGGCATCGTGGACACCCTCGCGAAGACCCGGCAGCCCTTGTCCTCTGGAGTGCCGCGCTCTTGGAGTTCAATCCGAAGCGCGGCACGCCCGAGGGATACGACTACGGTTCCGGGTAGTGGAAGACGCGGCCGTCGTCTCCGACGATCCAGAACTCACTTCCTGTTGGGTTCATCGAGAGGCCGTACAACGCCACTTCCGCCGCGTTTGGCAGATCCGGCTCCTTGGCCCAACCGAACGGCGTCAACCGTCGCAGCCTCCCCGTCGTGCTCGCATCCACCATATAGCACTGCTCGTTCCCCGAGATCTGCGGGTTGGCCCTGTCATACCGCATCACCACGTTGGTGAAGTTGGAGGTCGCATCCGGCGCTGGAACCGCCACTCGGGTCCAGTTCGTCCCACCCGACCAGCTCCACACATGCCCCTCGTCGCCTACCGCGCACGCCTTGTTCTCTTCCCCAATCCACACCGCCTTCGCGAAATTAGCCTGGTCGTCGGAGTTGACGGAATGGAGCGTGACGGTGCCTCCACCAGTTGCACCGTTGTAGGAGCGCGCCCTGTTCTGCATGCTGTTCACCGTGCCGCCCACCGTGAGGAGGAAATCCTCTCGCAATGAGTGGAGGCCATAGTGACGAACAGTATTTACGGCCGGGTCATGCAAAATAGAAAACGGATTAGGGCCCAACGTCCACTTGATGAGCCGCCCACCCACGTCCGTGAGATAGAGATATTGCGTTTGCCCCCCCACCTCGAAGCCCACAATCCCTGTAATGGTCAGGGAGGGTTGCCCAGCGACCCGAGGAGGCGTGGCATCTGGAAAACAAGTGTGGTCCTCGGCTCCGTTGTGCAGGGCAATTCTCCCCTCTCGCCCTCCGAGGAAGACTCGACCTTGCGAGTCCACCCAGGACACCGTCCAATCATTGTTGCCACAGTTGTTCGAGTGGAAGACGTTTCCCGCGGGCGGAGCCGGAGTCGCCGAATCCCCATAGCTGAAGCTTTCGAATCTCAGATTCGCTGCTCGCTTCACCGCCAGCTTCCCCCCGGTCCCCGCAATCCAGACGGGATATCCGCCCACCGTCGTCGACACCGTCTTCATCGATACCGTCTTCCAGTCACGGCTATTCGACGTCACAAAGTGGTCCGTCACCTGCTTCAGCGTGCCACCACACGTCGCCGGTTCGTCAGCAATCCCGTTGGTGCAGTTGTTGTCGATGGCATCGCACAATTCTGGCGCCCCCCCAAACGTCGTGGGGTCTCTCTCATCGCAGTCCGTGTGCCGGTTTTCCACATGCCCCTGCGGAATCGACTGCCCCTCGCAAACGTCCACCGCCGCCACCGGCGCCCCATCTTGGTCCCCATCCGCGTCCGGATAGAACTTCCTCGGAGGCAGCGCGCTGCACGCCACCCCATCCCCCGCTTGATTGCAGACCTTGGTTCCCGTGCATCCCTGGTTTGTGCAGGACTCTCCCTTCCCCGTAAACCCCTCATCCACCCCGTTGATGCAGTTATTGTCCCAGTTGTCGCAGACCTCGTCCTTACCAGGCGTATTGAAGTCCTGGTCGTCACGACAATCGAAGTCCAGATTCGGCGGCCGATGCTTGTACCCGTCGGGCTGCTGGCACTGCGTCTTGAGAGTGGTCCCATCCACCGCTCCATCCCCGTCCCGGTCCAGGTACCACTCCTTGTCGAATCCTTCATCCACCCCAGCAACGCAGTTGTTGTCGACTTCGTCGCAGACTTCCTGCGCATCAGGGTGGATATCTTTCTTGCTGTCGTCGCAGTCCCCAGTCCGCTCCGAATAGCCCTTCGCGGGCACGCATCGCAGAACAGCAGTCCCCGTCCCGACTCCGTCCCCATCCCCATCCACATAGAGGGTCTTCACAGGCAGCCCATCGTCCACTCCACCCGCGCAGTCGTTATCAATGTCGTCGCACACCTCGCGCTTCGCGGGGGACCTCGCTGCGGCATTCGGACCGCTGTCTTCACAGTCCGTGCCGCCAGCCTCCTTGGCGACATACCCATCCCCATCCTCATCCGGAGTGACGAGCTCCACCGACGGCCCTTCCCTTCGCCCCTTGCCCGACAGGTCGACGAACGTCTCCGCATCGTCCACCGCCTTGCCTTCGCAGGTCTGCTCGTGGGCAACGACGGTCACCTTCCACCGCGTGCCCCACCCATCCCTGTGAACGACCCCCA is part of the Myxococcus landrumus genome and encodes:
- a CDS encoding putative metal-binding motif-containing protein, producing MRHILLLALSLCVIACSKSEERANALVTIKYTPSFKTGCIVMTAQDESNPSNFATEELTLTEEIARKGPPVILGVVHRDGWGTRWKVTVVAHEQTCEGKAVDDAETFVDLSGKGRREGPSVELVTPDEDGDGYVAKEAGGTDCEDSGPNAAARSPAKREVCDDIDNDCAGGVDDGLPVKTLYVDGDGDGVGTGTAVLRCVPAKGYSERTGDCDDSKKDIHPDAQEVCDEVDNNCVAGVDEGFDKEWYLDRDGDGAVDGTTLKTQCQQPDGYKHRPPNLDFDCRDDQDFNTPGKDEVCDNWDNNCINGVDEGFTGKGESCTNQGCTGTKVCNQAGDGVACSALPPRKFYPDADGDQDGAPVAAVDVCEGQSIPQGHVENRHTDCDERDPTTFGGAPELCDAIDNNCTNGIADEPATCGGTLKQVTDHFVTSNSRDWKTVSMKTVSTTVGGYPVWIAGTGGKLAVKRAANLRFESFSYGDSATPAPPAGNVFHSNNCGNNDWTVSWVDSQGRVFLGGREGRIALHNGAEDHTCFPDATPPRVAGQPSLTITGIVGFEVGGQTQYLYLTDVGGRLIKWTLGPNPFSILHDPAVNTVRHYGLHSLREDFLLTVGGTVNSMQNRARSYNGATGGGTVTLHSVNSDDQANFAKAVWIGEENKACAVGDEGHVWSWSGGTNWTRVAVPAPDATSNFTNVVMRYDRANPQISGNEQCYMVDASTTGRLRRLTPFGWAKEPDLPNAAEVALYGLSMNPTGSEFWIVGDDGRVFHYPEP
- a CDS encoding tetratricopeptide repeat protein, with protein sequence MSKSCLWGKFLAVIVCVFGVLPPRANGAEGVVQREIAEAIRLYEDLEYELALERLKRASSLSHDASEAVSMALLRGIILADMGRWDAARKDFQDALQRQLDVQLPLSVSPKVSREFEAQREKLRGTLADGRQDSPVGGVGASDARLVEGTRPALMPSSTGTSSPAPWAPGSVDGAMGKTSEGVQIAGRRVPLASWVLLGVGVAAGGTGTVFGLSSKSQLEDARSAVFDEDMEAFHSRAQGSARTANILFGAATAAAVGAVATWFFSGSGDAPVADGGMP